The Actinomycetota bacterium genome has a segment encoding these proteins:
- the infC gene encoding translation initiation factor IF-3, giving the protein MNKSIRHNDQIRVPNVRLIDEDGSQVGVIPTKEAMDRAYEKELDLVEVAPNANPPVCRIMDYGKYKYKLEISEKEKKKKQTQVIVKEIKLRPKIDSNDLNTKKNHIKRFLKSGNKVKVTVMFRGREIVHKEMAMDMLAKVIQELEGLAVVEQAPKLEGYNMIMVLGPAT; this is encoded by the coding sequence ATTAATAAAAGCATCAGACATAATGACCAGATAAGGGTGCCTAATGTTAGGCTTATTGACGAGGATGGTTCCCAGGTAGGGGTAATACCTACTAAAGAAGCCATGGACCGTGCTTATGAAAAGGAACTGGATTTGGTAGAGGTGGCTCCCAATGCCAACCCTCCCGTATGCCGCATCATGGACTACGGAAAATATAAATATAAGCTGGAGATATCCGAAAAAGAGAAGAAAAAGAAGCAGACGCAGGTAATAGTAAAGGAAATAAAGCTTAGGCCCAAGATTGATTCCAATGACCTTAATACCAAGAAGAACCATATAAAGAGGTTTCTAAAAAGCGGTAATAAGGTAAAGGTTACGGTAATGTTCAGGGGCAGGGAAATAGTGCATAAGGAAATGGCCATGGATATGCTGGCGAAGGTTATACAGGAGCTGGAAGGCCTGGCAGTAGTGGAGCAAGCACCCAAGCTGGAAGGTTATAATATGATTATGGTTTTAGGGCCGGCTACATAA
- the rpmI gene encoding 50S ribosomal protein L35, translating into MPKLKTHRGAAKRFRVTGSGKIVRQKAYKGHILTHKSATRKRRLGQKQLVSKADDKKVRRMLGI; encoded by the coding sequence ATGCCAAAGCTGAAAACACATAGAGGAGCGGCAAAAAGATTTAGGGTTACCGGAAGCGGTAAGATTGTTAGACAGAAGGCTTATAAGGGCCATATTCTGACCCATAAGAGTGCTACCAGGAAAAGGAGATTGGGACAGAAACAATTGGTATCCAAAGCTGATGACAAGAAGGTAAGAAGAATGTTGGGAATTTAG
- the rplT gene encoding 50S ribosomal protein L20 codes for MARIKRGSVKNKKHRKVLKQAKGYSSASGSRYRVAKQKVYQALSFSYRDRKTKKRLFRRLWITRINAAARSNGLSYNQFIDGLKKAKVEVNRKMLSELAVNDPGAFQELAEVAKQQVSA; via the coding sequence ATGGCGCGGATTAAAAGAGGAAGCGTAAAAAACAAAAAGCATAGAAAAGTTTTAAAACAGGCTAAAGGGTATTCCAGTGCTTCAGGCAGCAGATACAGAGTGGCCAAGCAGAAGGTTTACCAGGCCTTAAGTTTTTCATATAGAGACCGAAAAACCAAAAAGAGATTATTTAGAAGATTATGGATTACCAGGATAAATGCTGCAGCCAGGTCCAATGGACTTTCCTATAACCAGTTCATTGACGGGCTAAAAAAGGCCAAGGTGGAAGTTAACCGGAAGATGCTGTCTGAGTTAGCGGTCAATGACCCTGGTGCTTTCCAGGAGCTGGCAGAAGTGGCCAAGCAGCAGGTGTCAGCATAA
- the pheS gene encoding phenylalanine--tRNA ligase subunit alpha, producing the protein MEDVKAKQISGQLEQDYQNLEQDLVQAGSLKDLEQVKVKYLGKKSQVVTLLKNIGSLSRELKPVVGKNANIYKKKIEALIADKEKTLESIEFDQKLKQEKLDLSLPGRKPLRGSKNILDQVTEEIEDIFISMGFSVAQGPEVETDYYNFEALNTPPDHPARSLHDTFFISKDVLLRTHTSPVQIRYMEQHQPPVYIIAPGKVYRKDYDVSHTPMFTQIEGLVVDEGINFCHLKWTLETVARKIFGQDRQVRFRPHYFPFTEPSAEVDVSCQICQGAGCRVCSGSGWLEILGAGMVDPSLYGFVGYDEEKVSGFAFGMGIERICMLRYGIDDLRSFFENDLRFLEQF; encoded by the coding sequence ATGGAGGATGTAAAAGCCAAACAAATTTCAGGACAGCTGGAGCAGGATTACCAAAATTTGGAGCAAGACCTGGTCCAGGCTGGCAGCCTAAAGGACTTAGAGCAGGTAAAGGTTAAATACCTGGGGAAAAAGAGCCAGGTAGTAACCTTGCTTAAAAACATCGGCAGTTTGAGCCGGGAATTAAAACCGGTAGTAGGCAAGAATGCCAATATATATAAGAAGAAAATTGAAGCTTTAATTGCGGATAAAGAGAAAACTCTAGAAAGCATAGAATTTGACCAGAAATTAAAGCAGGAAAAGCTGGATCTTAGCCTTCCGGGCAGAAAACCCCTAAGGGGCAGCAAAAATATTTTGGACCAGGTTACCGAAGAGATTGAAGATATTTTTATCAGTATGGGCTTTTCGGTAGCCCAGGGGCCGGAAGTAGAAACCGATTATTATAATTTTGAAGCTTTAAATACCCCTCCGGACCACCCGGCCCGGTCCCTGCATGACACTTTTTTTATATCCAAGGATGTATTGCTAAGAACCCATACCTCACCGGTACAGATCAGGTATATGGAACAGCATCAGCCGCCAGTATACATTATTGCTCCCGGAAAGGTTTACCGTAAGGACTATGATGTGTCCCATACCCCCATGTTTACCCAGATAGAGGGATTGGTAGTAGATGAGGGAATAAATTTTTGTCACTTAAAATGGACTTTGGAAACGGTAGCCCGTAAGATTTTTGGCCAGGACCGCCAGGTAAGGTTCAGGCCCCATTATTTCCCCTTTACCGAACCCAGTGCAGAGGTGGATGTATCCTGCCAGATATGCCAGGGGGCAGGCTGCAGGGTTTGTTCCGGTTCGGGCTGGTTGGAGATCTTGGGTGCAGGCATGGTGGACCCCAGCCTTTATGGTTTTGTGGGTTATGATGAAGAAAAGGTAAGTGGTTTTGCTTTTGGCATGGGTATCGAAAGAATTTGCATGCTAAGGTACGGAATTGATGACCTGAGGTCATTTTTTGAAAATGACTTAAGGTTTCTGGAGCAGTTTTAA
- the pheT gene encoding phenylalanine--tRNA ligase subunit beta: MKVTLNWLKEFLNTDQLEAGEIAQLLTMSGSEVKKIDYMGRKFEKIIIGQIVQCSPHPNADKLSLCQVDTGEELLSIVCGAKNFKVKDKVALALPGAKIGDFTLKRSKIRGQVSEGMMCSEAELGLSEDSEGIMILDQDQKMGQGFAEAMGMDDVAIELEITPNRPDCLSVIGIAREIAALKGLKLKLPAYQPQLAQDKDFELKIQDYSLCSRYSARIFYDIPRIPSPQWLVNRLALCDVRAVDLVVDLTNYVMLETGQPLHAFDKDLLATDKIIVRPAKAGESIRTIDDSQRQLEEGMIVIADAKGPVAIAGIMGGKETEINEKTKTVLLESANFNGPDIMRTSKKLGLRSEASNRFEKKIDPQLTLFAIERFSQLLADIAGQVKSSGIYDNYSQSPVTRELVLRPSQVTRILGAEISTEKIMEILGSLGLNCQPVREGIAVTVPSFRYQDLEREIDLIEEVARIYGFNNFTSQPPRVKQRLGGLSCRQQSLRDIKNCLADLGLRQVINYSFISGKKLQQYRLDVSGQDLVKIINPINEDFQYLRPSLFPGLMGNIMQNLKYRIEDMALFEISKVFTQRKDSKLPEERNILGVVLSGRQQDKGWNQQERAYDFYDLKGILEYLAERYFNSSIIEIKGKEIGFFHPVSGGTWSLEGQDMGMLGQVHPGLLAELEIEQPVYYLEIDLDLFLAKSPKARQFEPVTLYPAVDIDIAIVVDQSVTHQELRQAIEESGSGILQQVRLFDLYQGKQVEAGKKSMAYSLTFKRKDRTLKDTEVEVEVERILSCLAKKFNATLRQ, encoded by the coding sequence TTGAAAGTAACATTAAACTGGCTAAAAGAGTTTTTAAATACCGACCAGCTGGAGGCAGGGGAGATAGCCCAGCTGCTGACCATGAGCGGCAGCGAGGTTAAAAAGATAGATTATATGGGCCGGAAATTTGAAAAGATAATTATTGGGCAAATTGTCCAGTGCAGCCCTCATCCCAATGCAGACAAGCTTAGCCTGTGCCAGGTTGACACTGGAGAGGAGCTTCTTTCTATTGTTTGCGGGGCTAAAAATTTCAAGGTAAAGGACAAAGTGGCCTTGGCTTTGCCGGGAGCAAAAATTGGCGATTTTACCTTAAAAAGATCCAAGATAAGGGGCCAGGTATCCGAGGGCATGATGTGCTCGGAAGCAGAACTGGGCCTTTCAGAGGATTCTGAAGGCATAATGATTTTGGACCAGGACCAAAAGATGGGCCAGGGCTTTGCGGAGGCTATGGGAATGGATGATGTGGCAATTGAGCTGGAAATTACCCCCAACCGCCCTGACTGTTTGTCAGTGATAGGCATAGCCAGGGAAATAGCAGCCTTAAAAGGGCTTAAACTAAAGTTGCCTGCTTATCAGCCCCAGCTAGCCCAGGATAAGGACTTTGAGCTAAAGATACAGGATTACAGCCTATGCTCCCGTTACTCGGCCCGGATATTTTATGATATTCCCCGCATTCCATCCCCCCAGTGGCTGGTAAACCGGTTGGCTCTTTGCGATGTAAGGGCGGTGGACCTGGTGGTTGATTTAACCAATTATGTAATGCTGGAAACGGGACAACCTTTGCATGCTTTCGATAAGGACCTTTTAGCTACGGATAAGATTATAGTAAGGCCAGCTAAGGCAGGGGAGTCCATACGCACCATAGATGATTCCCAACGGCAGTTGGAAGAGGGAATGATTGTCATTGCCGATGCCAAGGGGCCGGTGGCTATTGCCGGTATCATGGGGGGAAAAGAAACTGAAATTAATGAAAAGACCAAGACTGTTCTGCTGGAGTCGGCTAATTTTAATGGGCCTGACATTATGAGGACTTCTAAAAAACTGGGCCTGCGTTCAGAAGCCAGCAACCGTTTTGAAAAAAAGATTGACCCCCAGCTTACCCTGTTTGCCATAGAGAGGTTCAGCCAGCTTCTGGCTGATATTGCCGGGCAGGTTAAATCCAGCGGTATTTATGATAATTACAGCCAGAGCCCGGTTACCAGGGAGCTTGTTTTAAGGCCGTCACAGGTAACCAGGATTCTAGGGGCAGAAATCAGTACTGAAAAAATAATGGAAATTCTTGGCAGTTTGGGATTAAACTGCCAGCCTGTACGGGAAGGCATTGCAGTAACTGTTCCTTCTTTCCGCTACCAGGACCTGGAAAGAGAGATTGACCTTATAGAAGAGGTAGCCCGTATTTACGGCTTTAATAATTTTACTTCCCAGCCCCCCAGGGTTAAGCAGAGGCTGGGGGGATTAAGCTGCCGGCAGCAGTCTTTAAGGGATATCAAGAATTGCCTGGCGGACCTGGGATTAAGGCAGGTTATCAACTACTCTTTTATCAGCGGCAAGAAACTGCAGCAGTACCGGCTGGATGTTTCAGGGCAGGACCTGGTTAAAATCATTAATCCCATCAATGAAGATTTCCAGTATTTAAGGCCTTCTTTGTTTCCGGGGCTGATGGGAAATATAATGCAGAATTTAAAATACCGGATAGAAGATATGGCCCTGTTTGAGATATCCAAGGTTTTTACGCAAAGGAAAGACAGCAAGCTGCCTGAAGAAAGAAATATACTGGGCGTAGTCCTTAGCGGCCGGCAGCAGGACAAAGGCTGGAACCAGCAGGAAAGGGCTTATGATTTCTATGATTTAAAAGGAATATTGGAGTACCTGGCAGAAAGGTACTTTAATAGTTCAATAATAGAGATAAAAGGAAAAGAGATTGGATTTTTCCATCCGGTATCGGGGGGAACATGGTCTTTGGAAGGCCAGGATATGGGCATGTTAGGGCAGGTCCATCCCGGATTGCTGGCGGAGCTGGAAATAGAGCAGCCAGTCTATTATCTGGAAATTGACCTGGATTTGTTTTTAGCTAAATCCCCGAAAGCCAGGCAGTTTGAACCGGTAACCCTTTATCCCGCTGTTGACATTGATATAGCCATAGTGGTAGACCAATCAGTTACCCATCAGGAACTAAGGCAGGCTATAGAGGAAAGTGGATCCGGTATACTGCAGCAGGTAAGGCTGTTTGACCTCTACCAGGGAAAACAGGTGGAAGCTGGCAAGAAAAGCATGGCTTATTCCCTTACTTTTAAAAGAAAAGACAGGACCTTAAAGGATACCGAGGTAGAAGTAGAGGTAGAGAGGATACTGTCCTGTTTGGCTAAAAAGTTTAATGCCACTTTGAGGCAGTAA
- a CDS encoding exodeoxyribonuclease III: protein MAESWSMVSWNVNGLRAIYKKGFIPFIEQNQFDVICLQEIKARPPQLPKDILTLQGYQSYFCPGQRAGYSGVAVYSKVEPIDSGNGFGLERFDREGRVLWMDFGPFILFNTYMPNGGRDKVRVDYKLDFYYSFLDYIKPIISEGKEIIITGDINTAHKAIDLARPQQNKNNTGFLPEEREWIDRLLEAGFIDTFRLYNDGGGHYSWWDYKTRARERNVGWRIDYFFASQGLKDKISDAFIMPQVTGSDHCPVGLKLSW, encoded by the coding sequence ATGGCTGAAAGCTGGAGCATGGTATCCTGGAATGTAAATGGGCTGAGGGCTATTTACAAAAAGGGTTTCATTCCTTTCATTGAACAAAATCAATTTGATGTAATTTGCCTGCAGGAAATAAAGGCCAGGCCCCCTCAACTGCCCAAGGATATACTTACACTGCAAGGTTACCAATCCTATTTTTGTCCCGGACAGAGGGCAGGCTACAGCGGAGTGGCCGTTTACAGCAAAGTAGAGCCAATAGATTCCGGCAATGGTTTTGGCCTGGAAAGGTTTGACCGGGAAGGAAGGGTTCTGTGGATGGATTTTGGGCCTTTTATCCTGTTTAACACCTATATGCCTAATGGGGGCAGGGACAAGGTAAGGGTGGATTACAAACTGGATTTTTACTATTCCTTTTTAGATTATATCAAACCAATTATATCTGAAGGTAAGGAAATAATTATTACCGGGGATATAAATACCGCCCATAAGGCTATTGACCTGGCCAGGCCCCAGCAGAATAAGAATAATACCGGTTTTCTACCAGAAGAAAGAGAATGGATAGACAGGCTGCTGGAGGCAGGTTTTATCGATACTTTCCGCCTTTATAATGATGGAGGCGGACATTACAGCTGGTGGGATTACAAGACCAGGGCCAGGGAAAGAAATGTAGGCTGGAGAATTGACTATTTCTTTGCCAGCCAGGGATTAAAGGATAAGATTTCCGATGCCTTTATCATGCCCCAGGTAACCGGTTCCGATCACTGCCCGGTGGGTTTGAAGTTGTCCTGGTAA